One genomic region from bacterium encodes:
- a CDS encoding C1 family peptidase, giving the protein MRTTLIAALIMALGAAAGAAAQTDTVQYLPRYFDPILEEMEDAADSLKAARDSVSGEIRKRQKDRRETERKERRELRFDMTAIPAPDSPGVFTSVFHFPPVRQYATGTCWSFSATSFIESEVARKTGRQIKLSEMHTVYYEFIAKARRYLRERGDSWNGEGSEANALLRIIRAHGMVPLAVYSGRPQGGDRHDHGPLAEELTGYLEHVKARGDWDEEAAIAHVRLILNRHLGEPPARFRYEGKTYTPLEFMSEVLTINPDDYVDLMSTLSLPFFRQGPFEVPDNWWHDSTYYNVPLDQWYNALAAAIRAGYSVELGGDVSEPGWYGKENLAVVPDFDIPPAYITPAAREFRFYNQTTTDDHGVHLVGYTTIGDRDWYLIKDSGSSARRGKFGGYFFMRDDYLRLKMLSFTVHKDAVAELLKSFSTTP; this is encoded by the coding sequence ATGCGCACGACTCTTATCGCCGCGCTGATCATGGCGCTGGGCGCCGCCGCCGGCGCCGCCGCCCAGACCGACACGGTGCAATACCTGCCCCGCTATTTCGATCCGATCCTCGAAGAGATGGAGGACGCCGCCGACTCGCTCAAGGCGGCGCGGGACAGCGTGAGCGGCGAGATCCGCAAGCGCCAGAAGGATCGGCGTGAGACCGAACGGAAGGAACGCCGGGAGTTGCGCTTCGACATGACCGCCATCCCCGCCCCGGATTCGCCGGGTGTCTTCACGTCGGTATTTCACTTTCCTCCCGTGCGCCAGTATGCCACCGGCACTTGCTGGTCGTTTTCCGCGACATCGTTCATCGAGTCGGAGGTGGCGCGCAAGACCGGCCGGCAGATCAAGCTGTCGGAGATGCACACGGTCTACTACGAATTCATCGCCAAGGCGCGGCGCTATCTCCGGGAGCGGGGCGACAGTTGGAACGGCGAAGGGTCGGAAGCCAACGCGCTATTGCGCATCATCCGCGCGCACGGCATGGTGCCGCTGGCGGTCTACAGCGGCCGTCCGCAGGGCGGGGACCGTCACGACCACGGTCCCTTGGCGGAGGAATTGACCGGATACCTGGAGCATGTCAAAGCACGCGGCGACTGGGATGAGGAGGCGGCCATCGCGCATGTGCGCCTCATCCTCAACCGCCATCTCGGCGAACCGCCGGCCCGCTTTCGATACGAGGGCAAGACATACACGCCGCTGGAGTTCATGTCCGAGGTGTTGACCATCAACCCGGATGACTACGTCGATTTGATGTCCACTCTGTCGCTGCCCTTCTTCCGGCAGGGGCCATTCGAGGTGCCCGACAACTGGTGGCACGACAGCACCTACTACAATGTCCCGCTCGATCAATGGTACAATGCGCTGGCCGCGGCGATTCGCGCCGGCTACTCGGTGGAACTGGGCGGCGATGTCTCCGAACCGGGGTGGTACGGGAAGGAAAACCTGGCGGTGGTGCCCGATTTCGACATTCCGCCGGCCTACATCACGCCCGCCGCGCGTGAATTCCGCTTCTACAACCAGACCACGACCGACGATCATGGCGTGCATCTGGTCGGCTACACGACGATCGGCGACCGCGACTGGTACCTGATCAAGGACTCGGGATCCAGCGCCCGCCGCGGGAAGTTCGGCGGCTACTTCTTCATGCGCGACGACTACCTGCGGCTGAAGATGCTCAGTTTCACCGTGCACAAGGACGCGGTGGCCGAACTGTTGAAATCCTTCTCGACGACACCGTAG